The proteins below are encoded in one region of Segatella copri:
- a CDS encoding AAA family ATPase, with product MATADQILSLIRNHLNNDDTQFRKVALQISAVEARSGHAIVARTIQELLNQKKTSLGTVRLVSKNKDIDDLLLQVDTYDDMTSLVLSQELKEKLDRVIKEYLKKETLSKYGLANRRKLLLYGASGTGKTMTASALAKEFNLPFFVVRTEKVVTKFMGETGQKLGRIFDFINEVPAVYLFDEFDAIGSQRGMDNEVGEQRRILNTFLQLLERDDSDSFIIAATNSIESIDKAMFRRFDDVIEYKLPDREQRLALLREYLYTAKDLDFSSVEPLFDGMSHAEIKMVCSDIFKESLLNDRKIDLPLVQTIVNMRQQLNRQTS from the coding sequence ATGGCTACAGCTGATCAAATATTATCTCTGATACGAAATCATCTGAACAACGATGATACGCAATTCAGAAAGGTTGCCCTGCAGATTTCCGCTGTGGAGGCAAGGAGTGGTCATGCCATAGTAGCACGTACCATACAAGAATTGCTCAACCAAAAGAAAACATCCTTGGGTACGGTACGTTTGGTGTCTAAAAACAAGGATATAGATGACTTGCTGCTGCAAGTAGATACCTATGATGACATGACAAGTCTGGTACTCAGTCAGGAGTTGAAAGAGAAACTGGACAGAGTCATCAAAGAATATCTAAAGAAAGAAACCCTAAGTAAGTACGGATTGGCAAATCGCCGAAAGCTCCTATTGTATGGAGCATCGGGAACAGGAAAGACGATGACAGCCAGTGCCCTTGCAAAAGAATTCAATTTGCCATTCTTTGTTGTGCGAACTGAAAAAGTTGTGACCAAGTTCATGGGAGAAACAGGTCAGAAACTAGGTAGAATCTTTGATTTTATCAACGAAGTACCAGCTGTATATCTGTTTGACGAATTTGACGCCATCGGTTCTCAGCGAGGAATGGACAACGAAGTTGGCGAACAACGAAGAATACTCAACACGTTCCTACAACTGTTGGAGCGAGATGATTCTGATAGTTTTATCATAGCTGCCACCAATAGCATAGAATCAATAGATAAAGCCATGTTTAGGCGATTTGATGATGTCATAGAGTATAAATTGCCAGATAGAGAACAGCGATTAGCATTGCTGCGTGAATATCTCTATACCGCAAAGGATTTGGATTTCTCATCTGTAGAGCCCTTGTTTGATGGCATGAGTCATGCCGAAATCAAGATGGTTTGTTCAGACATATTTAAGGAATCCCTACTTAATGACAGGAAGATAGACCTTCCACTGGTTCAGACCATAGTGAATATGCGTCAGCAGTTAAATCGTCAAACCAGCTAA
- a CDS encoding ZIP family metal transporter — MTNVLISAAGLCGATIIGAILGFFVKELPHKWNDAVLGYCAGIMLAASTLGLIVPAFEQTSLWWLVVIGVMAGALFLNVLDLVTPHLHHITGLDPEEHRNNARLSHVMLFVMAIALHKLPEGMAAGVSVCSAEGATEWGVSFGIALQNIPEGMVIIAPLMMAGVTAVRTFFISIFIALLEVVGILLGFGLGSASSTFLPVMLGFAGGAMLYVTSDEMIPETHAHGFQKQATYALLLGFITFVLMEKYV; from the coding sequence ATGACAAATGTATTAATTAGTGCCGCCGGGCTTTGCGGTGCCACGATTATAGGTGCCATTTTGGGATTCTTCGTCAAGGAGTTGCCTCATAAATGGAACGACGCCGTATTGGGATATTGTGCCGGAATCATGCTGGCAGCTTCCACGTTGGGACTGATAGTGCCAGCCTTCGAACAGACCAGTCTTTGGTGGCTGGTAGTAATCGGCGTAATGGCAGGAGCCCTGTTTCTGAATGTGCTAGATCTGGTAACTCCCCATCTTCATCACATCACGGGACTAGACCCCGAGGAGCATCGCAACAATGCCAGGCTCAGTCATGTGATGCTTTTTGTGATGGCGATAGCCCTGCACAAACTGCCCGAGGGCATGGCAGCAGGAGTGAGCGTCTGCTCAGCAGAAGGCGCAACGGAGTGGGGTGTTTCCTTCGGCATCGCCTTGCAGAACATCCCCGAGGGAATGGTCATCATCGCTCCCTTGATGATGGCAGGCGTTACAGCAGTCCGTACCTTCTTCATTTCCATTTTCATCGCTTTGCTCGAAGTGGTAGGCATTCTGTTAGGTTTCGGCTTGGGTTCAGCCTCTTCCACCTTCCTCCCCGTGATGTTGGGTTTTGCCGGTGGCGCCATGCTCTATGTAACGAGCGATGAGATGATTCCCGAAACCCATGCCCATGGCTTTCAGAAGCAAGCCACCTACGCCCTTCTCCTGGGTTTCATCACCTTTGTGTTGATGGAGAAATATGTATAA
- the eno gene encoding phosphopyruvate hydratase, producing MIIENVHAREILDSRGNPTVEVEVSLKSGIVGRASVPSGASTGENEALELRDGDKNRYGGKGVLKAVENVNQVIAPALVGFSALEQRAIDYKMLELDGTKTKSNLGANAILGVSLAVAHAAAEYLHIPLYRYIGGCNTYTLPVPMMNIINGGAHSDAPIAFQEFMIRPVGAPSEKEAIRMGAEVFHALAKLLKSRGLSTAVGDEGGFAPALDGIEDALDSICQAIKDAGYEPGKDVKIAMDCAASEFAVQENGEWYYDYRQLKDGKKKDPNGKKLTAAEQIKFLEELITKYPIDSIEDGLDENDWDNWVKLTAAIGDRCQLVGDDLFVTNVKFLEKGIKMGAANSILIKVNQIGSLTETLDAIEMAHRHGYTTVTSHRSGETEDTTIADIAVATNSGQIKTGSMSRTDRMAKYNQLIRIEEQLGNNAAYGYTKLK from the coding sequence ATGATTATCGAAAATGTTCATGCAAGAGAAATCTTGGATTCTCGTGGCAATCCTACAGTAGAGGTTGAAGTTTCTTTGAAGTCAGGTATCGTAGGTCGTGCATCGGTTCCTTCTGGTGCATCTACTGGTGAGAACGAGGCTTTGGAACTTCGTGATGGTGACAAGAACCGCTATGGCGGCAAGGGCGTCTTGAAGGCTGTGGAGAATGTGAATCAGGTGATTGCTCCTGCTTTGGTAGGTTTCTCAGCCTTGGAGCAGCGTGCCATCGATTATAAGATGTTGGAACTCGACGGTACCAAGACCAAGTCTAATCTGGGTGCCAACGCCATCCTCGGTGTTTCTTTGGCTGTGGCTCATGCTGCTGCTGAGTATCTCCACATCCCATTGTATCGCTATATTGGCGGTTGCAATACTTACACCCTTCCTGTTCCTATGATGAACATCATCAATGGTGGTGCTCACTCTGATGCGCCTATCGCCTTCCAGGAATTTATGATTCGTCCTGTGGGTGCTCCTTCCGAGAAGGAGGCTATCCGTATGGGTGCTGAGGTGTTCCATGCTTTGGCTAAGCTTCTGAAGAGCCGCGGTCTTTCTACTGCCGTAGGTGATGAGGGCGGTTTTGCTCCTGCACTCGATGGTATTGAGGATGCGCTCGACAGCATCTGCCAGGCTATCAAGGATGCCGGTTATGAGCCAGGAAAGGACGTGAAAATTGCCATGGACTGTGCTGCCAGCGAGTTTGCCGTTCAGGAAAATGGTGAGTGGTACTACGATTATCGCCAGTTGAAGGATGGTAAGAAGAAGGATCCTAATGGTAAGAAACTGACTGCTGCTGAGCAGATCAAGTTCCTGGAAGAACTGATTACCAAATATCCTATCGATTCAATCGAGGATGGCCTTGACGAGAACGATTGGGACAACTGGGTAAAGTTGACTGCTGCCATTGGCGATCGTTGCCAGTTGGTAGGTGACGACCTCTTTGTTACCAACGTGAAGTTCCTGGAGAAGGGCATCAAAATGGGTGCTGCCAACTCTATCCTCATCAAGGTGAACCAGATTGGTTCTCTTACCGAGACTCTGGATGCTATCGAGATGGCTCATCGTCATGGTTACACCACCGTTACTTCCCATCGTTCTGGTGAAACCGAGGATACAACAATTGCTGATATTGCCGTAGCAACTAACTCTGGTCAGATTAAGACGGGTTCTATGAGCCGTACCGACCGTATGGCTAAGTACAACCAGCTTATCCGCATCGAAGAGCAGTTGGGCAATAACGCAGCTTATGGTTATACGAAGTTGAAATAG
- the trxA gene encoding thioredoxin: MKKIILAAVLFLPFLVSCSQNRKAPAVSSQTAEEKSEKTETAKVQYLTTSDFRKKIMDYEAHPDEWVFAGSRPAVIDFYTTWCGPCKMMAPVVESLAGKYAGKIDFYKVDIDQESELASVFGISSIPTFLFIPVKGKPSVQMGAMQKEDFEGLIDKIKIK; this comes from the coding sequence ATGAAGAAAATCATATTAGCAGCTGTTTTATTTCTACCATTTCTTGTTTCTTGTTCACAGAATAGGAAAGCACCTGCTGTTTCTTCTCAAACGGCTGAAGAGAAGTCTGAGAAAACTGAAACTGCCAAGGTGCAATATCTCACCACATCTGATTTCAGAAAAAAGATTATGGATTACGAGGCTCATCCGGATGAATGGGTATTCGCCGGTTCCCGTCCTGCCGTCATCGATTTCTATACCACCTGGTGTGGTCCTTGCAAGATGATGGCTCCCGTAGTGGAATCTCTCGCCGGGAAATATGCCGGCAAGATAGATTTCTATAAGGTGGATATCGACCAGGAGTCCGAACTTGCTTCTGTTTTCGGTATCAGCAGCATCCCTACCTTCCTCTTCATCCCCGTGAAAGGCAAACCATCTGTGCAGATGGGTGCTATGCAAAAGGAGGATTTCGAAGGACTGATTGATAAAATTAAAATAAAATAA
- a CDS encoding SIMPL domain-containing protein: MNINSGIKQAVILTIGIIVLGFCIKSGLESVISNDRKVVVKGLAEKEVEADKVTWPIVSKEIGNDLPELYQKINATTRTIRNFLVENGVKTNEINVNAPVVIDLNAERYGENRQGYRYNITSIITVTSKNVKLVRSIIARQGNLLQKGVAIVDGGYENPVKYEYVAFRQMKPKMMQEAIENAEQTAAQFAENSKSKIDKIMNADQGQFSIEDRDSNTPYIKKVRVVTTVTYSLKD, from the coding sequence ATGAACATCAATTCTGGTATTAAGCAAGCCGTGATTTTAACCATCGGCATCATCGTGCTTGGATTTTGTATCAAGTCGGGACTTGAAAGTGTGATTAGTAATGATCGAAAGGTTGTAGTGAAAGGCCTTGCCGAAAAGGAGGTGGAGGCTGATAAGGTGACGTGGCCTATCGTTTCCAAGGAAATAGGCAATGACCTGCCTGAACTCTATCAAAAAATCAATGCCACCACGAGAACCATCAGAAACTTCCTGGTGGAGAATGGTGTAAAGACTAATGAAATCAATGTGAATGCGCCTGTGGTCATCGACCTCAATGCTGAACGGTATGGCGAAAACCGCCAGGGCTATCGTTATAACATTACTTCCATCATCACGGTTACATCGAAGAACGTGAAACTGGTCCGCAGTATCATTGCCCGTCAGGGTAATCTGCTCCAGAAGGGGGTTGCCATTGTGGATGGTGGTTACGAGAATCCGGTGAAGTATGAGTATGTTGCCTTCCGTCAGATGAAACCTAAGATGATGCAGGAGGCGATAGAAAATGCTGAGCAGACTGCTGCCCAGTTTGCTGAGAACAGCAAGAGTAAGATAGACAAGATTATGAATGCCGACCAGGGCCAGTTCTCTATCGAAGACCGCGATTCCAATACTCCATATATTAAAAAGGTAAGGGTTGTTACTACCGTTACTTATTCTTTGAAGGATTAG
- a CDS encoding Na+/H+ antiporter NhaC family protein has protein sequence MDYNMIGTAWSLLPPIVAIALALKTKEVYSSLFIGIILGAVQYCISMGTGFDGFLVHLTNHTVGEGDDAKAYGLIHCLSDPWNVGILVFLVVLGSIVSLMNKAGGSAAFGRWASKHVHSKVGVQIATILLGILIFIDDYFNCLTVGSVMRPIAVRNGVTKEKLAYLIDSTAAPVCIISPISSWAAAVSGFVSGGENGLALFCKAIPFNFYAFFTILFMFGIVILGFDFKAMSKYDARLKEWYERTNGGKLDEVSDTKLQIVEHGVGAKQEEDSKNKGTVSDLVIPIIMLIIFCMAGMVYSGGFFDADNANYLNFVDAFAASNASVGLVIGSLAALILTIMMFTIRKTLPFDEAMSSLIKGFEAMVPAILILTLAWTLKSMTDSLGAAEYVSSVVASSASELQMLLPGIIFLVAGFLAFATGTSWGTFGILIPICIAVFPGADPLRIISISACMAGAVCGDHISPISDTTIMASAGAECKHVHHVSSQLPYALTVAFVSFLTFIVAGFTHTLGMVTSAIISWIFGVAMLCFALFYLNKRQKVK, from the coding sequence ATGGATTACAACATGATTGGGACCGCATGGTCGTTACTGCCTCCTATCGTCGCCATCGCTCTGGCGCTGAAGACAAAGGAGGTCTATTCTTCTCTTTTTATCGGTATCATACTGGGTGCCGTTCAATATTGCATTTCGATGGGAACAGGTTTCGACGGATTCCTCGTTCACCTGACAAACCACACTGTAGGTGAAGGCGATGATGCCAAGGCATACGGTTTGATACATTGTCTTTCCGACCCATGGAACGTGGGCATTCTGGTATTCCTGGTGGTGTTGGGCAGCATCGTTTCACTGATGAACAAGGCGGGAGGTTCGGCAGCTTTCGGCCGTTGGGCTTCCAAGCACGTACACTCGAAGGTTGGCGTACAGATTGCTACCATCCTGCTCGGTATCCTGATATTCATCGACGATTACTTCAACTGCCTTACGGTGGGTTCGGTGATGCGGCCTATCGCCGTGCGCAATGGTGTTACCAAGGAGAAACTGGCTTATCTCATCGACTCTACAGCCGCTCCGGTCTGCATCATCTCCCCTATCTCGAGTTGGGCAGCTGCGGTATCGGGGTTCGTATCGGGCGGTGAGAACGGACTGGCGCTTTTCTGCAAGGCGATACCTTTTAACTTCTACGCTTTCTTTACCATCCTCTTTATGTTTGGCATCGTGATACTGGGCTTCGACTTCAAGGCGATGAGCAAGTATGATGCAAGACTGAAGGAATGGTACGAGCGAACCAATGGCGGAAAACTCGATGAAGTGAGTGATACCAAACTGCAGATTGTTGAGCACGGTGTGGGAGCCAAACAGGAAGAGGATTCCAAGAACAAGGGAACCGTGAGCGACCTGGTGATACCAATCATCATGCTGATTATCTTCTGCATGGCGGGCATGGTATATTCGGGCGGATTCTTCGATGCCGATAATGCCAACTATCTCAACTTTGTAGATGCCTTTGCTGCGAGCAATGCCTCTGTGGGCTTGGTAATCGGTTCATTGGCTGCTCTGATTCTTACCATCATGATGTTTACTATTCGCAAGACCTTGCCTTTCGATGAGGCGATGAGTAGTCTCATCAAGGGTTTTGAGGCGATGGTACCAGCCATTCTGATTCTTACTTTGGCATGGACGCTGAAGAGTATGACCGACTCGCTGGGTGCGGCAGAATATGTATCATCGGTTGTAGCGAGCAGTGCCTCAGAACTTCAGATGCTTCTTCCGGGCATCATCTTCCTGGTAGCAGGCTTCCTGGCATTTGCAACGGGTACCTCCTGGGGAACCTTCGGTATTCTGATTCCTATCTGCATCGCCGTATTCCCTGGTGCTGATCCTTTGCGCATCATCTCTATCTCGGCATGTATGGCTGGAGCGGTATGTGGCGACCATATCTCTCCTATCAGCGATACCACCATCATGGCGAGTGCAGGAGCGGAATGCAAGCATGTACATCATGTATCATCACAGTTGCCTTACGCCCTGACTGTAGCCTTTGTGAGTTTCCTCACCTTCATTGTGGCGGGATTCACTCATACGCTGGGTATGGTAACGAGTGCCATCATCTCGTGGATATTCGGTGTTGCCATGCTCTGTTTTGCTTTATTTTATTTAAATAAGCGCCAAAAAGTTAAATAG
- the rbr gene encoding rubrerythrin, whose protein sequence is MKELKGTKTEKNLQEAFAGESQARNKYTYFASKAKKDGFVQIANIFEETAANEKEHAKLWFKYLEGGAIQDTEKNLEAAANGEHDEWTDMYPRMAKEAREEGFEEIAAKFEMVAEIEKHHEERYRKLLKNVQDKLVFSRDGDCIWQCSNCGHIVVGKKAPEVCPVCNHPQSYFQIEAQNY, encoded by the coding sequence ATGAAGGAATTAAAAGGAACAAAGACAGAGAAGAACCTCCAGGAGGCTTTCGCTGGTGAGTCACAGGCTCGTAACAAATATACCTATTTTGCAAGCAAAGCAAAGAAGGACGGTTTTGTACAGATAGCTAATATCTTTGAGGAGACAGCTGCTAACGAGAAGGAGCACGCTAAGTTGTGGTTCAAGTATCTGGAGGGCGGTGCTATCCAGGATACAGAGAAGAACCTGGAAGCTGCTGCCAATGGTGAGCACGATGAGTGGACCGATATGTATCCACGCATGGCAAAGGAGGCTCGCGAAGAAGGTTTCGAGGAGATTGCAGCTAAGTTTGAGATGGTTGCTGAAATCGAGAAGCACCACGAGGAGCGTTATCGCAAGCTCTTGAAGAACGTACAAGACAAGCTCGTCTTCTCTCGTGACGGCGACTGCATCTGGCAGTGCTCTAACTGCGGACATATCGTAGTAGGCAAGAAGGCTCCTGAGGTTTGTCCAGTCTGCAACCACCCACAGAGCTACTTCCAGATTGAAGCACAGAATTACTAA
- the mutY gene encoding A/G-specific adenine glycosylase — MNSFSAVIIRWFRENGRDLPWRETKDPYAIWLSEIILQQTRIAQGWEYWERFMKTYPKVEDLAAASEDDVLKLWQGLGYYSRARNLHAAARQIVELGHFPDTLEGIKALKGVGDYTAAAIGSFAFDIPAAVVDGNVYRVLSRYFGIDTPINSTQGKKEFAALAQSLLPASSAQQLSDTALSPAAAYNQGMMDFGAIQCTPQSPKCLVCPLAETCEALRTGRVEELPVKNKTLKVKTRHLSYIYIRCKGEVAIHRRGEGDIWQGLWEPYNASDAPQLPAFVHNPLLLAKDVKHVLTHRILLADFYLQETETRPLLPDDYIWVKEDEVEQYGVPRLIEIMLEMVQAKS, encoded by the coding sequence ATGAATAGTTTTTCGGCTGTCATTATCCGTTGGTTTCGTGAGAATGGTAGGGATTTGCCTTGGCGCGAAACCAAGGATCCTTATGCCATCTGGCTGAGCGAAATCATCCTTCAGCAAACCCGCATCGCACAGGGATGGGAATATTGGGAGCGGTTCATGAAGACCTATCCCAAGGTTGAAGACTTGGCTGCAGCCAGCGAGGATGATGTCTTGAAACTCTGGCAGGGATTGGGGTATTACTCGCGAGCCCGCAACCTTCATGCTGCTGCCAGACAGATAGTAGAGCTCGGTCATTTCCCTGATACGCTTGAAGGTATCAAAGCCCTGAAAGGGGTGGGCGATTATACTGCAGCAGCCATCGGTTCTTTTGCCTTTGATATTCCGGCGGCAGTAGTAGATGGCAATGTGTATCGGGTTCTTTCACGTTACTTCGGAATAGATACTCCTATCAACTCAACGCAGGGGAAAAAAGAGTTTGCTGCGTTGGCTCAATCACTCTTGCCTGCTTCGTCTGCTCAGCAACTTTCTGATACAGCATTATCGCCTGCTGCTGCCTACAACCAGGGCATGATGGATTTCGGAGCTATCCAGTGCACTCCCCAATCTCCAAAATGTCTTGTCTGTCCGCTTGCCGAAACCTGTGAGGCGTTGAGGACTGGAAGGGTAGAGGAGTTGCCGGTGAAGAACAAGACACTGAAGGTAAAAACGCGCCATCTCTCCTATATATATATAAGGTGTAAAGGCGAAGTGGCTATCCACCGTCGCGGCGAGGGTGATATCTGGCAAGGATTGTGGGAACCATATAACGCATCAGATGCTCCGCAACTGCCTGCCTTTGTCCATAATCCTCTTCTCCTGGCTAAGGATGTGAAGCATGTACTTACCCATCGCATCCTCCTTGCCGACTTCTATCTGCAGGAAACAGAAACCCGCCCCCTGCTCCCTGATGATTATATCTGGGTGAAAGAGGACGAGGTAGAACAGTATGGTGTTCCAAGGTTGATAGAAATCATGTTGGAAATGGTTCAAGCTAAATCATAA
- a CDS encoding mechanosensitive ion channel family protein produces the protein MEEIRKFVDEMITWAGVTGDFVPMLRHILLTITAILLAMLSDFLCRKILVPLISKITDKTDITWDDVLLNKKVLTSACHIVPAVVIWSLMPLIYLEYPIFKEILERATGIYIVVMSVRTALVFIGSFKGLEDSQERRSSAQQYFHTFCGVLRVLMLFVAGVVVVAILLGKSPMTLFAGLGATSAVLMLVFKDTITGLAAGVRLTSNDMLHKGDWITVKSVDANGIVEDMSLTTVKVRNFDNTIVTISPITLVNGSFQNWIGMQKSGGRRVKRVVYFDFRSVRLVDETLKRNLLTKHFATEDSFKLKESLQKAIDKDIQEGKDIEDLKNPAALAPTNLQLYRKFMEKYLRQRPEVNTDLTLMVRHMEATQCGLPIEFYFFIKDKVWVNYEHILADIMEHAYALANEFGLKIYEQYPEQ, from the coding sequence ATGGAGGAAATTCGTAAGTTTGTAGATGAAATGATAACATGGGCAGGAGTCACTGGCGATTTTGTGCCCATGCTGCGCCATATTTTGCTCACCATTACTGCCATCCTCTTGGCGATGCTGAGCGATTTCCTGTGTCGCAAGATACTAGTTCCGCTCATCAGTAAGATTACTGATAAGACGGACATCACTTGGGATGATGTGCTGCTGAACAAGAAGGTGCTCACCTCGGCTTGCCATATTGTGCCGGCTGTGGTGATATGGTCGCTTATGCCGCTGATTTATCTGGAGTATCCGATATTCAAAGAGATATTGGAGCGGGCCACGGGCATCTATATCGTGGTGATGTCGGTGCGTACGGCTCTGGTCTTCATCGGGTCTTTCAAAGGACTGGAGGATTCTCAGGAACGACGCTCGTCGGCTCAGCAGTATTTCCATACTTTCTGCGGTGTTCTCAGGGTATTGATGCTCTTTGTGGCTGGCGTGGTGGTGGTTGCCATCCTGCTGGGCAAGAGTCCGATGACCCTCTTTGCCGGTTTAGGTGCTACCTCGGCTGTCCTGATGCTGGTCTTCAAGGATACCATCACGGGATTGGCGGCTGGTGTGCGTCTTACCAGCAATGATATGTTGCATAAGGGCGACTGGATTACGGTGAAGTCGGTGGATGCCAATGGTATTGTTGAGGATATGTCTCTCACGACCGTGAAGGTGCGCAACTTTGATAACACCATCGTTACCATTTCGCCTATTACCCTGGTGAATGGTTCGTTCCAGAACTGGATTGGTATGCAGAAGAGTGGTGGACGAAGAGTGAAGCGCGTGGTTTACTTCGATTTTCGTAGTGTCCGTCTGGTGGATGAGACATTAAAACGTAATCTGCTTACCAAGCATTTCGCTACCGAAGATTCGTTTAAGTTGAAGGAGTCGTTGCAGAAGGCGATAGATAAAGATATACAAGAGGGGAAGGATATTGAGGATTTAAAGAATCCTGCAGCCCTTGCTCCTACCAATCTCCAGCTTTACCGTAAATTCATGGAGAAGTATCTGCGCCAGCGTCCGGAGGTCAATACCGATCTCACATTGATGGTGCGCCACATGGAAGCCACGCAATGCGGTCTCCCTATCGAGTTCTATTTCTTCATTAAGGATAAGGTATGGGTGAATTATGAGCACATTCTCGCCGATATCATGGAGCATGCCTATGCCTTGGCGAATGAGTTCGGCCTGAAGATTTACGAGCAATATCCGGAACAGTAA
- the dacB gene encoding D-alanyl-D-alanine carboxypeptidase/D-alanyl-D-alanine-endopeptidase, translating to MKKIIYMMLGLMMVWISVPVQAQNVIEDEGTETVDEEDVSDSTLVDSLAADTLTQKFPWPESVKVGIDKLLESKMFETSQVGLMVWDLSADSCIYQRNERQLMRPASTMKLLTAITALDKLGGSYQFKTTLKYTGTIENGVLTGDVYCIGGMDPRFNSDDMSAFVNSLKDMGVDTIRGSIYADRSLKDADLLGEGWCWDDDNPVLSPLVFQRKDIFMDKFLAKLREEGIEYSCFGASEKTCPASAFTVCTRFHTMDQILHKMMKESDNLYAESMYYQIAASTGNKWASAKSARNVERQLIRKIGLDPARYKLADGSGLSLYNYLSAELEVKLLRYAYLNGNIMDHLKHSLPIGGVDGTLKKRMKNSFVHGNVKAKTGTLTGIISLAGYCTAANGHELCFAIINNGIMHGNNARHFADKVCTLLCQP from the coding sequence ATGAAAAAGATAATATATATGATGTTGGGTCTGATGATGGTATGGATCTCTGTACCGGTGCAGGCCCAGAATGTGATTGAAGATGAGGGAACAGAAACGGTTGATGAGGAAGATGTTTCCGACTCTACACTCGTTGACTCCCTGGCAGCGGATACGCTGACGCAGAAATTTCCTTGGCCCGAATCGGTGAAGGTGGGTATTGATAAACTCCTTGAAAGCAAGATGTTCGAAACATCACAGGTAGGACTGATGGTCTGGGACCTGTCTGCTGACTCTTGTATCTATCAGAGAAATGAACGGCAGCTGATGCGTCCGGCAAGTACGATGAAGCTCCTGACTGCCATTACGGCGCTCGATAAGTTGGGCGGTTCTTACCAGTTTAAAACCACTCTGAAATATACCGGTACCATTGAGAATGGGGTGTTGACGGGTGATGTCTATTGTATAGGCGGTATGGATCCCCGTTTCAACAGCGATGATATGTCGGCATTTGTCAATAGTCTGAAGGATATGGGTGTTGACACCATCCGTGGCAGCATCTATGCCGACCGTTCTTTGAAGGATGCTGATTTGTTGGGTGAAGGCTGGTGCTGGGATGATGACAATCCGGTGCTTTCGCCACTGGTATTCCAGCGCAAGGACATCTTTATGGATAAGTTTCTTGCCAAGCTCCGTGAGGAAGGCATCGAATATTCCTGCTTTGGGGCTTCAGAGAAGACTTGCCCTGCGAGTGCCTTTACGGTCTGTACCCGATTCCATACGATGGATCAGATTCTGCACAAGATGATGAAGGAGAGTGACAATCTCTATGCCGAGAGCATGTATTATCAGATTGCGGCTTCTACGGGCAATAAATGGGCGAGTGCCAAGAGTGCCCGGAATGTGGAAAGACAGCTTATCCGCAAGATAGGACTCGATCCGGCAAGATATAAACTGGCTGACGGCTCGGGACTTTCGCTCTATAATTATCTCAGTGCCGAACTGGAGGTGAAACTGCTGCGTTATGCTTATCTCAACGGTAATATCATGGACCATCTGAAGCATTCGCTGCCTATCGGTGGGGTTGACGGTACGTTGAAGAAGCGTATGAAGAACAGTTTTGTGCATGGCAATGTGAAAGCAAAGACGGGTACGCTGACGGGCATCATCTCATTGGCGGGTTACTGTACCGCAGCCAATGGTCATGAGCTCTGTTTCGCCATCATCAACAATGGTATCATGCATGGCAATAATGCCAGACACTTTGCAGATAAAGTATGTACTTTGCTCTGCCAACCGTGA